ACTAATCTCTCCTCCGTACTCATCTGCTGCAGGGGCAGGCTCGCGTCATCATCGCGCAGCACATCGTTATTCTGTCGAAACAGCGGACCCTCCAGTTTGCCTGCCCGCTCCACCTGCCAGATCGCATCACGACGATGCTCGACACCGTCGAGGGTATTCAGAGCTCCCACCCCAGCCAATCGAGCCAGTTCTTGTCTAGATAGCGACGGAACGCGCTGAGTGAGATCTTCAGCAGAACGGAAGGGACCATCGGCTTCGCGCGCTGCTACCAGCGCTTCGGCTGATCTCTTGGTCAGGTTTTTCACATAGCCGAAACCGATACGCATGGAGAGCTTTTCATGCCCTCCTCGCTCAATGGTGCATTGCCAGTCCGAAGTCTGTACGTCGATGGGTCTGACATGAACCCCGTGGCTTTGGGCGTCCTTCACAAGCGTAGCGGCCGAGTAGAATCCCATCGGCTGGTTATTCAAGATCGCACATAGGAAAGCCTCCGGGTACTTCACTTTGATGTAAGCCGAATCGTAGGCAAGCTCACCGAAAGACGCGGCATGAGATTCCGGAAAGCCGTAGAGGGCAAAAGAACTGATGTTCTTGACAATCTGATCCTGCGATTTGGGGTCGATACCGTTCTCCGTCATTCCATCTCGCAGTTTGCCTTCGAGATTCTTCATTCGTTCCCAGGAACGTTTCATGCCCACGGCGCGGCGCAATTCGTCTGCATCGGCACCACTGAAGTTGCCTGCGATCATCGCCATCTTGAGCAGTTGCTCTTGAAAGAGCGGGACACCCAAGGTGCGCTCCAGAACCGGTTTGAGGGAGGGATGCGGGTATGTTACAGGCTGCCTCCCCATGCGTCGCTCTAGATAAGGGTGGGTCATATCCCCGTGGATCGGTCCTGGCCGGATGAGAGCGACCTGCTTTGTAATGCAATATCGTTTCGTGGGTCGATGCTTCGGTAACGAAGCCATCTGCGCACGGCTTTCGATTTGAAACATGCCGATGGTGTCGGCACGTTGAATGGTCCGATAAACATTGTCATCTTCCGGCAGTTGCGCGAGGTCAATCCTGTCTCCATAGAACTCAGGAATCAAGTTGAGGCAATCTGCGAGAACAGCCATCATGCCCAGGCCAAGCAGATCGACCTTGATGATGTGCATGTCTGCACAATCCTCTTTGTCCCACTGGATGACCGTCCGACCTGGCATGGATGCCCTTTCCAATGGCACTACCTGATCGAGCTGTCCCTGACAGATCACCATCCCACCGCTATGTTGTCCGAGGTGGCGGGGCAGTCCCTGAATACGCATGGAAACTTCAAGTGTCTTGGCGATCCGGGAATTTGTCAGGTCGAAGCCTGCATTCTTATAGGAGTGTGCCATCGTGTCGTTTGGTCCGCGCCACTCCCAATTGCCTACACCTCCCGACATCTTGTCCAGGGAATCTGGATCAAGACCCATAACCTTTCCGACTTCTCTCGTCGCAGACTTTGCGCGATAGGTGATGACATTCGCAGTCATGGCAGCGCCGAGTTCGCCGTAGCGTCGATAGACATACTGGATGGCCTGTTCACGCTTATCCTCTGAAGGCAGATCGAGATCGATGTCCGGCCATTCATTTCTGCTCTCACTGAGAAATCTTTCAAAGAGCAAGTCCATTCCCACCGGATCAACGATGGTGATTTCGAGGGCATAGCAAACAGCCGAATTGGCCGCACTCCCACGTCCCTGAATCAGGATGCCGCTGCGTTTGCAGAACTGTACAACATCCCACACGATGAGGAAATATCCCGCGAAACCTAGCTTCTCAATCAATGCGAGTTCGCGCTCAACCTGCTTCTCCGCACGGTGGTAAAGGTCTCGATTGTTTTTGGGACCATATCGCCGTTGCACTCCCTCAGCGACACGCTTCCGCAGGAAGCTATCCATTGTTTCGCCGTCGGGCACCTGGTAGCTCGGAAACTCGTATCCAAGATCACCCAACTCGAACTTGAGACGTGACGAGAGTTCTACGGTGTTTTCCGTGGCATGAGGTACGTCACAGAACAGAGCATTCATTTCTTTCGCGGTCTGGAGATGACGCCGATTATTGAGAGTCAGAAGACGACCGGCTTTATCGAGTTCTGTGTGATAACGAATAGCCGTAAAGACATCCAGAATCTCTTTGTCATACGGGGTAGCATAGCGGACACCATTCGTCGCCAACACTGGTAGTTGAAGTGACCGGGCAATGCGAATAGCAGCCTGATTACGCCATTCTTCTTCGCGTTCACAATGGCGCTGCAATTCAACATAGACGTTGTTACGTCCAAAGATGCGTATGAGACGCTCGACCGTCTCACGTCCAGCCGTCTCGCCACCGCGCATGAGAGCCGCTGCTAGTGGGCCTTCATCTCCACCCGTTAGGCATACCAGCCCGGCAGCGTGTACCTCCAGATCATCAAAGATGGCTGCGCCTTCTTGTTTCTTCGTCTCCCGCATTTTGAATCGCGTGATGAGGCGACAGAGATTCTGATAACCCTCACGAGTTTCACAGAGCAGCGGAAGCCGGACGGGTTCGGTGATGTGTTGATACGGCACCCACGCCGGAGGCGTGAGTCGCGAGCCGAAAGATGAGACTGCAACTTCTGCTCCGACATGAGCGCGGAGTTCATTGCGCCTTGCGCTGGTATGGAATCGTGCGGAGCCATACACGCCATTGCGGTCGAGGAGAGCCATCGCTGACATTTCCAGTTCGAGAGCGCGCTCAATGAGCTTTTCCGGTTCAGACGCGCCTTCCAGAAAGCTGAATGCGCTGGCAGCATGGAGTTCTACATAACGGTCAGTCATAGAGCGCCGCCATGTGCCACTTGTTCTCGAAAAGGTCACGCATCATGCAGCAGCAGAGCATGGAACCGTCCTGCGATCGCGCTACTAGATCCCACTGCTCGCAGCCCCAGAGCGTCCGCGCCCACCAATCGCCGCCGACAACCCAGGGTCCGTAGGCGTGTTCAACGACATAGCGGCGATCTCGAAAAAAGAATATCGACGGTCGCCCGTTTTGCAACGTGATGGAAGCGGCTTCAGATGGCCGAAGGACACGCATGGAGGCCCGCGGCTGCGAGGATGCAGCTACAGTCGATTCGCCAGAAAGAACACTGAAAGGCCCCATACGAAAACTTTCCAGTGCATGAGTGTCCTGAAGTACAGCGCAGCCGACATTGTTCTCTCCGACGATGGCCCGAATGCGAGCAAGCGTAACGTCTAGCCGGCTTGCCTCTGGAAGCTGGGGAGAGAAAAGCCCAAGCTGCACTTTGCTGGTGCTGCCTGGCTCAGCATGCAACGCGATAGCAAGAATGGAGGCGGCGGGTGGATGCGCCTGGAGATCGAGATGAAGCAGCTTGATCCAGACTTGTTTGTCTGTTGTCGGCAGCGCAGGCCGGACGGTTCTGGTATGTGACGCCCCACCATCCAGCGTCAGTGTGATGGTCAAAGAAGCCAGCGCGAGGATGCGTGCCTTCGCCCGCAGAATAAGTTGATCCAGCATCATATTCGCGATAAAGAGCAATGAATCCAGTAGATCGACAGGCGCATCCAGCTCCATTCGCTCATCCAGCGTGAAGGGCGGCTCAACTGGTTGGAAGAGATGGGGATGTTCGCCGCGTGCCAGTTCCCGGAGACGTTTGCCATCCTGTCCCATGCGGGCGATGAGCTCTTTTTCGGGAAGGGCTGCCAGATTACCCAACGTTCGAATGCCCCATAGAGCGAATGTTTCCGTCTGCGTATTTGTGAGATCGAGAACAGTCAATGGCAGGCCGGATAAGATTTCAGCCTTACTCTGCCGAGGAATGACCTGAATGGCTGAACGCACCATCGGGCCTTTCGCAAGACAAGCCGCTGCATGAAAGTTGTCGCTGACGGTGACTCGGGCAGATATACCGAGCGACCTCACTCGCTGTAGCAGGCTTTGCGCGAGCAGTTCAGGAGGACCAAATAGACTCTTCGTGCCTGCGATGTCGATGCTGCAGAGCAGGGCTGTGTCTTGTCTGTGTTCTTCTATCCGCGGTGAGAACGCACCTGCGCATTCGAGGAGTATCAATCTTGTTCTTGTCTCTGCCTGACCTGAACGCGACAGAACTATCGGTTCCGAGAACGTATCGACTTCCACTCGGGTCATGCCGCGAGCCAGGCCGGCAAGCCTCGCCTTAGTGTTCAGAGAGCAGACGTATTGCGAGGGTGGTTCACCTTCCATGACGACACAGGGCTTGCTGTGCAGTTCTGGGCGAAGCCGCAAAAGCGATTGCGCTGGAAATTCTTTCGCATAGAGACACGCATAGAGTTCCGTTGGCGTTGTCATCTTGCACCTGCCCATGCCGTCCGACAATCCCAGGTAACTCCAGTGACATTCTTCGGCGGCTTGCGCAATAGAACGACATTGCTTGTGTTCGGCGCGAAACGTCGCCGTGTGACCTCAACATGAGGTTGTATTCCTGTGAATACGGTGGCGTCATTGCTGATCACTTCCGCTGGCTGGAGAAGAAGCAGTAACTCAGCACTGCTCTTTGCACACGGATGCTGGGTGAGGAGAAGAACGCTCGATTGAGTTCGCTCTGCTGCCGCTCGATAGCGAAACCAGGTAGAGAGCTGGATGCGTGAGACGAACTCCGGAGCGAGGCCAGCCATATCCAGCACGACTCCGCTAAAGCCGCCGCCCTGTAAAAGCAGATCAGCAGCTCCCAATGCCTGTTCGATGCGCCCCCACGGTTTGGACGTTGGAACGTAACGTCGTGAAGTGACGGCTGTTGGTTCGTCGCTGGCAACGAAGCTCGGCCTTTCTTCCCTCGCTCTGCGTTGCGGCTCCGCGCAGCGCGGCGCGAAGGATTGTGGACCGAGCAAATCGCTGACAGCACCGGACAGTCCCTTTGCCTCACCACGCGGATGCGCACCACATCCTCCGCCGTGTAACCCCTGCTTTGCAGGACGCGGAACGAGGTACCTGTCTGGTAAAACGAAGGTGCGCGCTGGGCGTTTCTCCGCCTCCTGTACTGCACCGCAGCGAACCCATAAAAGCCGTTCAAGATCGACACCAGCAGCGGCGGCAGACACGGGATCAAAGTTGTTTGAGGCGTCAATCCAGGCGCAAACCTTCGATGCTTGGGTCAGGTGCGCCACAAACGAAAGAGCGATGTCTGTTCGCCCCGAGCACTCTGGCCCAACCAACTCGCTTATCGCCCCAATGGGTAGACCGCCTTGCAGGAGATTGTCCAGGGATTGAATGCCAGTCTCCGCTACCGGTCGGATCATTTTGGGCGCTGGAGTCAGTGCGGATGGAATCTTATGCGCAAGAGCCGCTTCGATCTGTGTTCGGATTGTGGCGGTAGTAGGCATAAGCATGTCTTCGCTTTATATTCGCCTATTCCTGCCTGTAGGAGCCACCTGGACCGCCCTTAAAGTAGTGCAGGATTCTAGGTAAGTGATTGCTTGTAAAGGAGAAGAATTTATTTGGGACATAGCGTTGGGCAGAGCCCAAATCCAGAATTTACACTTTCTGGGAGTAGGGTGGATATCTAAAATGGACGGACGCGAATCATCTCCGTCACTCTAGGTAGCTGCGTCGCGATGACGAAAAGATCCCTGCAGGGTCGTGAAGGAGACTTGTACGATGTGCGGGCGCTACAGGAGACCAGGCAAGCAGAAGATCGCGGAGGCCTTTGCCGTGAGTGAGGGCCTGGACGCGTTCGATCTCGAACCGGATGACAATGCCTGTCCTCAATCCTTTCAGCCCGTCATCCATTTGAATGAAAACGGCGAGCGGCAGATGGAACTGATGCGCTGGGCGTTCAGGCTCCCCGACAGACTCCTATTCAATGCTCGTTCCGAAGGAATCGAGAAAGCAAAGTTCTGGACTGATTCCTTTCAGAAGCGACGCTGCATTATTCCGGCAAGTGCGATCCAGGAAGCGCAAGATCTCCCCGATGGAAAGAAGGGAGACAAATACGAGTTCGATATTCCCGGTCGAGAAGTTTTCGGAATGGCAGGTATATGGAAGCTCTGGAAACATCCGGGGACGGGTCAATGGGAATCGACATTCGTAGTTCTCACCGGAGAACCGAACGAAGTGATGCAGCCGATTCACAATCGTCTGACGACTGTGTTGCAGCCGAAGGACTATGCAGAGTATCTCGCGTTCTCTGAGAGGCCGCCCGTCCATTCGCTTCGTATTCTGCCGTCCAATGAATTGCGTGCGATACGTTTAGAGAAGTCCGTGCCAAAGCTACAGGCGAAGCCTAAAGCAAACCCGCAGATTGCCCTTTTCGGTTCGGAGTGATCGTGTATGCCAAAACGCAGCGCAGGTCTTTTGATGTTTCGCAAATTGAATGGTCAGTTGGAGGTCTTTCTTGTTCATCCGGGAGGACCGCTCTGGGCCAAGAAAGACAAGGGTGCGTGGACGATACCCAAAGGTGAATATGAGCAGGACGAGAATCCGCTTGTCGCAGCGCGGCGCGAGTTCGAAGAGGAGACGGGCTTTCCTGCAACCGGCGATTTGGTCGATCTAGGCTCGATCAAACAGAAGGGCGGTAAACTCGTGACCGCATGGGCATTCCAGGGTGATTGCGATCCAGCCAAATTGATGAGCAATACATGCGAGATCGAATGGCCTCCGCGCTCCGGCCGTCATCTCGAAATTCCCGAGGTTGATCGGGGCCACTGGTTTTCGATGAACGAAGCAAATGAATATATTCGCGAGGAACAACATGAGCTTCTGCGCAGGCTCGTGCAATGACTCAATTTGAGTTCAACGTTCTTTGGCAGGCGTCTCCAGGTGTCGACTTCGAACTTCCAGCGTGCGATGAAGGCATGGTTCTGCTGAAGTTGTGGGCACGCAAATGATGCGACTCTGGCGCAAGAGCTACCGAAAGTGCGGAAAATACGAATGGGACGCTGGCACACGGCTTCTATCGCCGCGTGGCGCAGTGTTCCGGATGTGGTGAGCTGTGATTGAAGACTATTCCCGCGACTAAGTTTTATTAGTTCCGCTGTCGAGTTCGTGTGCTACGGTGTTACGCTTTCTCTATTGGAGATCGGATGAGCATAACTGGAGCAGTATCTGAATTGGACAAAGAAATATCCGCGTTGAACAAAGAAATCAACCGTCTGACGCAGATCCGCGAGTCTCTCTTGAAGAGCCCTGCTGGAGAAAGTCGACCGAATATAAGCACAGCCGGTAAAACCCAAAAACGAAAATATGTGCGTTCTGCTGTTACACCAGCAAAGACCTCCTCGCCGGCTAAAAAGTCCAACACCAGGAAGAAGATTGCGCCGGTGAAAGCATCCGCTTCGGTGAAAGCGACAGCTCCGGCGAAGAAGAGAGTGGTATCCGCAGCAACCAGGAAGAAGATGTCTGACGCTGCCAAGGCGCGGGCGGCGGTTAAGTCCGAACCGGCGAAGTAGTAGTTTAATTGAGGTGAGAGAACACCCTCACCTCAATTAATAGATGCATCGATTCGCCCCTGTTCAGATTTCATTGGCTCGGAACTTCCCAGCCTTGGTTGGTCAACTGGAGTCCCGCAACTTCATTTGACTTCGATATGCCGTTTACTGTCGTCCGAATATCTCCGAACTCGCGCTGTATATCGGGTCGTTCCGCCCAGGGTGCGAGGTTTGCGATCTTATAGGTATAGCTGACCTCGGACTGAGAGGACGCTCCCGTGTTGATGGGCTCGGTCCATTTCACAATCGAATCGACCATCCTATCTCCATAGCAGAAGCCGGCGGTTTGGCCGAAGATTCCGGAGGCCTGCTGAAGATATTTCTTGCCTACCTCGGTCGGTTGATAGCGCTTCACGCGCCGAGGCGCACCTGGGCCAAAGATGCCTGGAGTGGGAGCGATCGTATCTGAAGATCCAACCAGACCCGCCGCCTCTAAAACTGCAATTTGGACGCCAGTCCCCGACTGGAGTTTCTGTTCGGATTCGGAAACATCGATTGGAAATGGACGACCGATCCAGGTACAAGCTTTTCCGTGTTTCTCAAGATACTGGTTGATAGCTTTCCTGAAATTGTCGTCGCTCGGTTTCTGGGCGTTGTCGCAAGCGGTAAGGAAAATAACCCCTACGAGAAAGAGGAGAGAGAATCTGCGCATAAAAATATCCTCCAGAGTAATTGGTAGATCAGAGCTAGTTGATTTCGATTTTGAGAGCCAACAGCTGAGAGAAGAGATCATCGACTAAGCCCTTGAGATCTCCATACCTCTGATCGCGCCGCATAAAGAGCACCGTCTCGATTCCGAGGTAGCGGTCGGTGAGAGGCTTGAAGACGGTACCCGCATGAGAGATGTGGGCAGCGGACCGGGGTAGCAAAGCGAGCCCGAAGCCACGGGCTGCGAATTCAAGCGCGTGAGCCTCTCCCTTCACCTCTCTAAAGATGGGGCGAACTCCCAGACTGCCCATGTATTTCACTACCCGTCCATAGAAGCGCGGCTGCAACGATCGAGGCATCCAGAAGACCATCTCGCCATCAAGGTCATGTGCGGTTACCCCTACCTTTTGGGCGAGCCGATGGTTCCTCGGCAAACAGGCCGAGAACCCCTCCCGGCCAACCCGATGCAACCATAGATCCGGATCTGAGAGTGGTCCGACACCCAGCGCGGCGTGTAGCTTACCTCGAAGAACACGCTCCACCAACTCCAGCGTATTTGCAGTTTCGAGCACAATACTGGACGGCTCATTCGCGGGAGGATGAATAACCGGGCTCAATCCACTAAGGAGCGGCAGAAATGCACTGTGGGTATATGGAGAATAGCCTATGCGGTACGGCCCACTCTCGATCTGCGCCTGGAACCGGGCTAGGTCCCACGCCCGTTCGGCATGACTAAGAGAGAGCGACGATTCCTGAACAAATAGCCTGCCCGCTTCGGTCAGCACCACATTGCGCGTTGACCGTTCAAACAGCTTAACTCCGATGCTCTTTTCCAGCGACGAGACCCTTCTGGTGAGCGACGGTGGTGCAATGCCAAGCTTTTTCGAGGCCCGAACGAAATTGCCTTCCTGCGCGATGACGACGATCAGGATGTTGAGTTCCAGTGGATTCTTGCTCTGCATGAGAACCTGCCTTTGAGAGATTGAGTTGTGGTGCTTCCGAAGGCCATTTCAGAATCCCGGTACTCCCGGGATGTACTATTCACTGCAACCGTCCCACCCGCGATTGGACGCCGAGACCTTTAGGAAATCCCAAGCGGGTCAAAACGCGATTCACTACGCCTACGACTTCCACTTCCTGGCGGTATCGCCATCTACGGTGCGAAGCCATCGCCAACGCCGAAGGTACAAGCGTGAGCCACCCCTTCTCGTCGAGTTCACACCAGCCGCAATGGTAGCCATCATGCGAACGCAAAAAATAGATCGGTCGTTCGAAGATGGAGTGGAAGACCTTCCCTGCCTCGATTGTGCGGACAGCCGCGTTAATCTCCACTATTGCTCTCGGCTGCACGAATGGGACAAGAGTGTTGTCACCTGCTCCGAGTACGCCGTACAAGGGCTCTGCCTCGCGTGAGTACCTTCGAACCGTCCGGTGACCGGCTCCATCTATCTGCGAGAGCGGAGGCAAGAGGGTGGTTACAGGAAAGTAAGCCAGCCAACTCTCGGGCGGTAGCAGTGGATTTTTCAGGTCGGTCAGTCCTTTGAGGACAGCGGCCGGTACATTGGGGAAATGAAAATGTAGAGAGCGAGTTGCGTCATTCTCTGATATTGCTTCATCGGTCAACTCGTCGTGTGTGACGCCGTAGACCTCTTGCAGGGATTCCAGTCTTTTGTGCGCAATCGAGTGGCTCTCCCGTTCGATTCTGCCGAGCCAACTCGCGGAAATCTTGCGCGCCTTATCTCCGTGCCTATTGGCGATAACCGTGGTGAGCTTTTCCACCTGGCGGAGGGAAAGTTTGCGCTGGTTACGGATGATCAATAACTTGCGTCCAATCTCACTCATTTAATTAGCCTCTGCTTACCACTCGAATGCGAGAAGCTGGGAAAATGCTCCTATCTATTAGGAGCAAGCACTATGTTCCACGCCGTTTGCGAGTTTCCTGTGTCATAGCGAATCGGTCGTTGCTTATGACACGGAAACTTCTCTTCTCAAGACGGGCTATGCCTCCACCCGCAGCATTGCCGCCATAGAGCAGCAATCCTGAGTCCACTTGTAAGTTATTGAAAATAAGATTTAGAGGGAGCGATTTTTCGCGAATTCCTGTGAAGGAACCAGATCCCGTGACTTCGCTGGCCGTGTTGAGCTACTGACCCTCGCAATATTCGGTGGGTGACCGGCCGCCTTGGTCACAAAACTGGAGCGCAATAACCGGAGAGCCGGCTACCCCTACTCATCAAGTTTGCGGGGAATATCGAGCGTTGCATGAAGGATTCGGATGATTCGAAGCGGGTGAGAATCCGGATCGTACACGATGATGTAATTGGGAAAACGTGGCACTGTTCAGAAACGCACGGGCCGAGATGTCTGGTCTGGACGGAGATGCCCAGCTTGCGGAGCCGAAGAAAGAAACCCAAACGCCGTGTAAATCTGGGCTTCCACCCTATCTGCCGCTTCAACGCTGTCTTGCGCGATGTAGGACCACACAGCAAACAGATCGTCCTCAGCTTGAGGGGTGAGGCGATACGAATTCATGCCTAGCGTTGTCGCTCAGTCCAAGCGTGCTTTTTCGCCTGCATATGAGCCCGTACTTCCCTATCGCCAGCCAGTTCGCCCTGCTCCGCAGCGTTCCATCCATCTTCGATTATTTCCGCAATTTCACTGTGGTTGGAGGCAAACCAAGCTTCCTGCTCGTGGAGTAGGCTAACAGCGCGCTCTACGAATTCATCGACGGTTTGGTAGGGACCGCGCTGAATGTCCTGCCGAATCTGTTCTTCCAGCTCAGGGCGAAGGTGGATGTCCATAGGGAGTAGTTTACTCAAGGCGAACCTTTAACCTGTGAGGCGATTCTTTTCGTCGATTGCGGGGTAATTGCACGAACACTTCGCGTTTTCGCCTGACTATTAGAGTCGCAGATTCGCGAGGCGCACGCCGAGAGAGACCACCGGCTTTAATAAAGGATTCGTTTTCGCTATAGTCGGTCAGGGCGTTCTGGGTAACCCCAAGAGCATCGGCGATGAGGCCAAAGCTCAACTCTCCGGTCCAACTCTTCCCCCGTTCGATATTGCTGATTTGCTCTTCTGAGATGCCCACCATCTCAGCTAGCTTCCGTTGACTCAAACCCCGGTCAAGACGAAGCTTCCTGATGCGGATTCCAAAGTTGGGCTGAACATTCTCCACATAAAAAGTGTGGAGAATCGCATAATTTTATGACACCGAGCCATACTACGGGTTATGATCTCTGTAAATTAGGGGTTGAGTGTACTTAGGAGGTTGGGTCAGCAGAAAAATCGAAAAAGTCTCGAACGGGAATTCCGAGAATAATAGAGAACGCCTCGATGGATTCAAAGGATGGGGCATTTAAGCCGCGTTCTATAAGGCTAACGAAGTCAATCGAGATGTCCAAAAGTTCAGCAAATTGCTGTTGAGTCATCCCTCGGCGCTTGCGGATCGAGCGTAGTTTTTTCCCGAACTGTTTTCGCAAGGTCGCCACACATGAAGTGTGTCTGACCGATCGGAGCAGCAACACCGAGCATTACTACGTATTTCTGCTTTTCGAGTTGGCTCAAACTATTTAGTTTCCTGTTCAAGGATTCGGAGTTCGATGCTTTCACGAGCACAAGTCGCGCGTTCAGCAAAAGAGGTCCTATGAGTTCTGAAGCCGCCGCTTATTTCCCGGATGCTCTGGCGAGCACATCGGAGGTTTGCGAATCGGAGCATAGGACTTCAGAAATTCCTTCGGCTCTCCCTGATTTAGTCCAACCTCAAATTGACACATCTGAGTCTTTCGTCAACTTCGTCTCCAATATCCCTGAGATCTCAGATGAGACGCTACTGGAACAGGTCTGTCAGGGAACGAAAGAAGCTCTTTCCCTCCTCTTTCGCCGCCACGCCCGCATCGTCCGAAACGTGGCCTACCGCATTCTGCGGAACGAGGCAGAGGCGGACGATCTGTTGCAGGACGTCTTCATCTTCATATTTCGCAAGGCCGCACTCTTCAATCCGTCGCGCGGTACGGCTCGTTCATGGATCGTACAGGTCACCTACCATCGAGCTTTCGACCGGCGCCGCCATCTCAACACTCGACACTTCTATGCGAGCCGAGGACTTGAGGATGTTGCATTGAATGTGGCCGACCCTCGGCATGAGATTCTCTTTACCGAATGGTCTCTAGAAAGTATCTGGGGAAAAGAGTCAGCCGCGAGGCTGCGGGAACTTCTCTCCCCTGCCCAACTCTCTACCATTGAGCTGCATTTCTTCGAGGGGTATACATTGGAAGAGATCGCTGACCGATTGGGGCAGAGTCTAGGCAATATTCGGAACCACTACTACCGCGGACTCGAAAAGTTGCGTAAGCCTGCTTTTGCAAACAAGTTGCGATCAAAGTGACCAGAATCGTGGAAAACGACTTCAATCAAGGTGTCTCGGCATTCCCGTCAGATCACTGCGATGATTACTTCATCGAGCTCTGTGCGCTCTCGACTACTGATACCTTGACCGTGGAAGAGTGGAAGCAGCTCGAACTGCACTTGTCCATCTGCGCCAACTGCAGGGAGATCAAAGCACAGTACGACGGTCTCATTGCCACAATAGTTCCGGCGCTAGCTGCAGATCAAACAAAAGCGGATGACGGCCACGCTTCTGATTCCTGGCCGGTAGAGCAGGCCGAAGCTTCTCTGATGGCAAGGATAGACCGGGAGAACATCTCCCCGGAAAAGGACCTTCCATCTACTACGGCGACTTTGCGCCAGCGGCGCATCCGTTGGCCCTATGCCTGGGCAGCCGTCTTCTTGGCGGCGTCCATTTGGGCCGCCTATCAATTTGACACTCACCGGGGACGCGGTTCGTTGGAAATCGTGACTCTGCCGACGTCAAGTACGCATGACGCGCAACACGATCTCCCTCGCTCCGTGCCGCTTCCTTCAGGACAAGAAAACAATGAGCAGCAACAAGCAGCGAAAATAACAGAACTGCGCCATCAGCTTCAGACAAGTCTCTCGGATGTAGTCAGACTTGAAGGACAGAAGAGTTCCCTCGAAGATGAATTGGCGAGGCGCAATACTGACCTGGGCCGGAATTCCCAAGATCGCATAGAACTGGAACGGCAATTAGCCCTCGCGCAATCCACTGCACAGAGCCTGCAGGACAAACTAAGCCTCAGTACGTCTCGGTCCTCTCAGGAGACAACGCAGTCACAAACTCTGCAAGCGCAGGTCGAAGAGCTGAGTGCCTCTTTGCGAAAGAAGGACCAAGATCTCGCCCAGAATGAGGATTTGCTCCAGCACGATCGCGACATTCGAAATCTGATTGGAGCGCGCGACCTTTATATCGCTGAAATTTACGATGTGGCCAAGACAGGCAAAACCCAGAAACCCTTCGGAAGAGTGTTCTATACGCGAGGAAAGTCTCTAGTCTTCTACGCCTATGACCTTGATCAGCAACCAGGAGTGAAACTTGCAAGTACCTTCCAGGCGTGGGGACGTAAAGGGATCGATCAACAACACGATATCAATCTCGGGATCTTCTATCAGGACGACCAGAACAAAAAGAGATGGGTTCTGAAGTCGGACGATAATGCTACGCTTTCCCAGCTTGATGCAGTCTTTGTAACAGTCGAACCCCATGGAGAGAGTTCTAAACCGAGTGGCGAACCACTCTTGTTCACCTATCTCCGACTGACACCCAATCATCCATAGTGTTCGCTGGTATTTAA
This Tunturibacter gelidoferens DNA region includes the following protein-coding sequences:
- a CDS encoding DNA polymerase III subunit alpha — encoded protein: MTDRYVELHAASAFSFLEGASEPEKLIERALELEMSAMALLDRNGVYGSARFHTSARRNELRAHVGAEVAVSSFGSRLTPPAWVPYQHITEPVRLPLLCETREGYQNLCRLITRFKMRETKKQEGAAIFDDLEVHAAGLVCLTGGDEGPLAAALMRGGETAGRETVERLIRIFGRNNVYVELQRHCEREEEWRNQAAIRIARSLQLPVLATNGVRYATPYDKEILDVFTAIRYHTELDKAGRLLTLNNRRHLQTAKEMNALFCDVPHATENTVELSSRLKFELGDLGYEFPSYQVPDGETMDSFLRKRVAEGVQRRYGPKNNRDLYHRAEKQVERELALIEKLGFAGYFLIVWDVVQFCKRSGILIQGRGSAANSAVCYALEITIVDPVGMDLLFERFLSESRNEWPDIDLDLPSEDKREQAIQYVYRRYGELGAAMTANVITYRAKSATREVGKVMGLDPDSLDKMSGGVGNWEWRGPNDTMAHSYKNAGFDLTNSRIAKTLEVSMRIQGLPRHLGQHSGGMVICQGQLDQVVPLERASMPGRTVIQWDKEDCADMHIIKVDLLGLGMMAVLADCLNLIPEFYGDRIDLAQLPEDDNVYRTIQRADTIGMFQIESRAQMASLPKHRPTKRYCITKQVALIRPGPIHGDMTHPYLERRMGRQPVTYPHPSLKPVLERTLGVPLFQEQLLKMAMIAGNFSGADADELRRAVGMKRSWERMKNLEGKLRDGMTENGIDPKSQDQIVKNISSFALYGFPESHAASFGELAYDSAYIKVKYPEAFLCAILNNQPMGFYSAATLVKDAQSHGVHVRPIDVQTSDWQCTIERGGHEKLSMRIGFGYVKNLTKRSAEALVAAREADGPFRSAEDLTQRVPSLSRQELARLAGVGALNTLDGVEHRRDAIWQVERAGKLEGPLFRQNNDVLRDDDASLPLQQMSTEERLVADYAGTSLTVGKHPMAYRRKALSKQNVLSSNDLQNRRHGEFVLIAGCVAARQRPGTANGITFMSLEDEAGLANLIIMVDVYERNQSTVIRSKFILAGGILQVQDDVIHVKVAWLRPLSDQALEVQSHDFH
- a CDS encoding NUDIX domain-containing protein; this translates as MPKRSAGLLMFRKLNGQLEVFLVHPGGPLWAKKDKGAWTIPKGEYEQDENPLVAARREFEEETGFPATGDLVDLGSIKQKGGKLVTAWAFQGDCDPAKLMSNTCEIEWPPRSGRHLEIPEVDRGHWFSMNEANEYIREEQHELLRRLVQ
- a CDS encoding SOS response-associated peptidase, whose product is MCGRYRRPGKQKIAEAFAVSEGLDAFDLEPDDNACPQSFQPVIHLNENGERQMELMRWAFRLPDRLLFNARSEGIEKAKFWTDSFQKRRCIIPASAIQEAQDLPDGKKGDKYEFDIPGREVFGMAGIWKLWKHPGTGQWESTFVVLTGEPNEVMQPIHNRLTTVLQPKDYAEYLAFSERPPVHSLRILPSNELRAIRLEKSVPKLQAKPKANPQIALFGSE
- a CDS encoding recombinase RecA, which gives rise to MPTTATIRTQIEAALAHKIPSALTPAPKMIRPVAETGIQSLDNLLQGGLPIGAISELVGPECSGRTDIALSFVAHLTQASKVCAWIDASNNFDPVSAAAAGVDLERLLWVRCGAVQEAEKRPARTFVLPDRYLVPRPAKQGLHGGGCGAHPRGEAKGLSGAVSDLLGPQSFAPRCAEPQRRAREERPSFVASDEPTAVTSRRYVPTSKPWGRIEQALGAADLLLQGGGFSGVVLDMAGLAPEFVSRIQLSTWFRYRAAAERTQSSVLLLTQHPCAKSSAELLLLLQPAEVISNDATVFTGIQPHVEVTRRRFAPNTSNVVLLRKPPKNVTGVTWDCRTAWAGAR